Proteins co-encoded in one Synechococcales cyanobacterium T60_A2020_003 genomic window:
- a CDS encoding sugar ABC transporter permease, producing the protein MKSLSTLDWNRWLQRLTPYLFLLPALLVLGLTVFYPAVQAFLLSFTSYGFDITQPPQWIGLDNFHTLLRDPVFWKTLINTVIYLVVVVPILVILPLGLAILVNRALPGMHWFRAAYYTPVV; encoded by the coding sequence ATGAAATCCCTATCCACCCTTGACTGGAACCGTTGGCTCCAACGCTTAACCCCCTATCTTTTTTTGCTGCCAGCGCTGCTGGTCTTGGGATTAACCGTTTTTTATCCCGCCGTTCAAGCGTTTTTGCTCAGCTTTACCAGCTACGGGTTTGATATTACCCAGCCCCCTCAGTGGATTGGGCTGGACAATTTTCACACGCTATTGCGCGATCCGGTATTTTGGAAAACCCTAATCAATACGGTAATCTATCTGGTTGTGGTTGTCCCAATTCTAGTGATCTTGCCCTTGGGATTAGCAATCCTGGTAAACCGTGCGCTGCCAGGAATGCACTGGTTCCGCGCCGCCTACTACACGCCCGTCGT
- the acs gene encoding acetate--CoA ligase yields MSNPTIESILQEKRLFNPSAEFSQQAHIHSMEQYEDLFNRAKADPEAFWAELAQQELDWFEPWQTVLDWQPPFAKWFVGGKLNISYNCLDRHLKTWRKNKAALIWEGEPGDSRTLTYAQLHREVCQFANVLKQLGVKKGDVVGIYMPMIPEAAIAMLACARIGAPHTVVFGGFSAEALRDRLNDGKAKVVVTADGGWRKDAIVPLKNQVDKAIADNAAPTVEHILVVRRTEQEISMVEGRDHWWHDLQKTVSTDCPAEPMDSEDTLFILYTSGSTGKPKGVVHTTAGYNLYTHITTKWIFDLKDTDVYWCTADVGWITGHSYIVYGPLSNGATSLMYEGAPRPSNPGCFWDVIEKYGVNIFYTAPTAIRAFIKMGEDLPNARDLSSLRLLGTVGEPINPEAWMWYHRVIGKERCPIVDTWWQTETGGIMITALPGAIPTKPGSATRPFPGILADIVDLDGNPVPDNEGGYLVVRHPWPSMLRTVYGDDARFRRTYWEHIPPKDGQYMYFAGDGARRDEDGYFWVMGRVDDVISVSGHRLGTMEIESALVSHPAVAEAAVVGKPDEVKGEEIVAFITLEGDYEPSDELVKALKQHVVAEIGALARPGDIRFSDALPKTRSGKIMRRLLRSLAAGQEVSGDTSTLEDRSVLDKLRQGG; encoded by the coding sequence GCCGAGTTAGCTCAGCAGGAACTCGACTGGTTCGAGCCTTGGCAAACCGTTCTAGATTGGCAGCCTCCGTTTGCGAAATGGTTTGTCGGCGGCAAACTCAATATTTCCTACAACTGTCTCGATCGCCATCTCAAAACCTGGCGGAAAAATAAAGCCGCATTGATCTGGGAAGGTGAACCGGGTGACTCTCGCACCCTGACCTACGCCCAACTGCATCGGGAAGTGTGTCAGTTTGCCAATGTCCTAAAACAACTCGGAGTTAAGAAAGGCGATGTGGTGGGTATCTACATGCCGATGATTCCCGAAGCGGCGATCGCCATGCTGGCCTGTGCCCGGATTGGTGCGCCCCATACGGTCGTCTTTGGCGGGTTTAGTGCCGAAGCCCTGCGCGATCGCCTCAATGATGGGAAGGCGAAGGTCGTCGTGACTGCTGATGGGGGCTGGCGGAAGGATGCGATTGTTCCCCTCAAAAATCAGGTGGATAAGGCGATCGCCGATAACGCCGCACCCACCGTCGAGCATATCCTCGTCGTTCGCCGTACCGAACAAGAGATTTCGATGGTGGAGGGGCGCGATCACTGGTGGCACGACCTCCAAAAAACCGTATCTACTGACTGTCCGGCAGAACCGATGGACAGTGAGGACACCCTATTTATCCTCTACACCTCTGGCAGCACAGGCAAACCCAAGGGGGTCGTCCACACCACCGCCGGATACAACCTCTACACCCACATAACCACTAAATGGATCTTTGACCTCAAAGATACGGATGTGTACTGGTGTACGGCAGACGTCGGCTGGATTACCGGACATAGCTACATCGTCTACGGCCCCTTATCGAACGGTGCCACATCCTTGATGTACGAAGGTGCGCCCCGCCCCTCCAATCCTGGATGCTTCTGGGATGTGATCGAAAAGTACGGCGTCAACATCTTCTACACCGCACCCACCGCAATTCGTGCCTTCATCAAAATGGGCGAAGACCTCCCCAATGCCCGCGACCTGTCCTCCCTGCGCCTGTTGGGAACCGTAGGCGAACCCATCAATCCCGAAGCCTGGATGTGGTATCACCGGGTCATTGGGAAAGAGCGTTGCCCGATTGTCGATACCTGGTGGCAGACGGAAACAGGCGGCATCATGATCACCGCTCTACCGGGCGCAATTCCGACAAAACCCGGTTCGGCTACTCGTCCGTTTCCTGGAATTCTGGCGGATATTGTTGACCTGGATGGGAATCCCGTTCCCGATAACGAAGGGGGCTATCTCGTGGTGCGGCATCCGTGGCCGAGTATGCTGCGAACGGTCTACGGTGATGACGCCCGCTTCCGCCGCACCTACTGGGAGCATATTCCCCCGAAGGATGGACAATACATGTACTTCGCAGGGGATGGTGCCCGCCGTGACGAAGACGGCTATTTCTGGGTGATGGGACGGGTCGATGATGTGATCAGCGTGTCGGGTCACCGCCTCGGAACCATGGAAATTGAGTCAGCCCTGGTGTCCCATCCCGCCGTGGCCGAGGCTGCCGTGGTCGGGAAGCCCGATGAGGTGAAAGGGGAAGAAATCGTTGCCTTTATTACCCTAGAAGGCGATTATGAGCCCAGTGACGAATTGGTGAAAGCGCTGAAACAGCACGTTGTGGCTGAAATCGGGGCGTTGGCTCGTCCGGGGGATATCCGCTTTAGCGATGCCCTACCCAAAACGCGATCGGGTAAGATTATGCGCCGCTTGCTGCGATCGCTCGCCGCAGGTCAAGAGGTCTCTGGGGATACGTCTACCCTGGAGGATCGGTCTGTACTCGATAAACTGCGTCAGGGAGGATAG